The following coding sequences are from one Chanos chanos chromosome 12, fChaCha1.1, whole genome shotgun sequence window:
- the runx1t1 gene encoding protein CBFA2T1 isoform X2, with translation MVGISVSFQYRTEKRSTMPDSPADVKTQSRLTPPTMPPPPTTQGAPRTSSFTPTTLTNGSSHSPTALNGAPSPPNGFSNGPSSSSSSSLANQQLPPACGARQLSKLKRFLTTLQQFGNDISPEIGERVRTLVLGLVNSTLTIEEFHSKLQEATNFPLRPFVIPFLKANLPLLQRELLHCARLAKQNPAQYLAQHEQLLLDTSTTSPVDSSELLLDVNENGKRRTPDRTKENGFERDTLHPEHPSKRPCTISPGQRFSPSNGISYQPNGLPHPTPPPPQHYRLDDMAIAHHYRDSYRHPNHRDLRERPRPLGMHGTRQEEVIDHRLTDREWAEEWKHLDHLLNCIMDMVEKTRRSLTVLRRCQEADREELNYWIRRYSDAEELKKGSSSSSQSRQQSPANQDTSTPEIHRELLHRPVSGYVPEEIWKKAEEAVNEVKRQAMSELQKAVAEAERKAHEMISTERAKMERAVAEAKRQAAEDALSVINQQEDSSESCWNCGRKASETCSGCNTARYCGSFCQHKDWEKHHHVCGQTLQAQQQGETPTTVSSSATPSSGAGSPTDTPSAATPRSATPGTPSTIENTPR, from the exons ATCGCACTGAGAAGCGCTCCACCATGCCCGACTCACCTGCGGATGTGAAAACACAGTCCAGGTTAACACCACCCACCATGCCTCCTCCTCCAACCACACAGGGAGCTCCCCGGACAAGCTCCTTCACCCCCACCACAT TAACAAATGGCAGCAGCCATTCTCCAACTGCACTGAACGGAGCTCCCTCTCCACCTAACGGCTTCAGCAACGGGCCTtcgtcttcttcctcttcctccttggCCAACCAGCAGCTTCCTCCAGCGTGTGGGGCGAGACAGTTGAGCAAGCTGAAGCGTTTTCTCACCACGCTGCAGCAGTTTGGCAACGACATTTCACCAGAGATTGGAGAACGTGTTCGCACGTTGGTGCTGGGGCTTGTG aactCTACGTTGACAATAGAAGAATTCCACTCCAAACTGCAAGAAGCGACGAACTTCCCACTCCGACCTTTTGTCATCCCATTTCTGAAG GCTAACTTGCCGTTACTGCAGCGGGAACTGCTGCACTGTGCCAGGCTTGCCAAGCAGAACCCAGCCCAGTACTTAGCCCAACACGAGCAGCTTCTGCTggacaccagcaccacctcaCCCGTCGACTCCTCTGAGCTCCTGCTGGATGTCAACGAGAACGGCAAGAGGAGGACACCAGACAG AACCAAAGAGAATGGCTTTGAACGGGACACCTTACACCCAGAGCACCCAAGCAAGCGTCCGTGCACCATAAGCCCCGGTCAGCGCTTCAGCCCCTCCAACGGGATCTCCTACCAACCCAACGGCCTGCCCCACCCTACCCCGCCCCCACCCCAACACTACCGACTGGACGACATGGCCATCGCACACCACTACAGAGATTCCTACCGCCACCCTAACCACCGTGACCTCAGGGAGCGCCCGCGGCCTCTCG GGATGCATGGGACTCGTCAAGAGGAGGTCATAGACCATCGGCTCACTGACAGGGAATGGGCAGAGGAGTGGAAGCACCTTGACCAT CTCCTCAACTGTATCATGGACATGGTAGAGAAGACGCGGCGTTCGCTGACCGTCTTACGCCGCTGTCAGGAGGCCGACCGCGAAGAGCTCAACTACTGGATCCGTCGCTACAGCGACGCCGAGGAACTGAAGAAaggaagcagcagcagcagtcagtCCAGACAACAGAGCCCAGCCAATCAGGACACTAGCACACCAG AGATACATAGGGAGCTTCTCCACAGGCCTGTGTCCGGATATGTACCCGAGGAGATCTGGAAGAAAGCCG AAGAGGCCGTGAACGAGGTGAAGAGACAGGCCATGTCCGAGCTGCAGAAGGCCGTCGCCGAGGCCGAACGCAAGGCCCACGAGATGATCAGCACGGAACGCGCCAAGATGGAGCGCGCGGTGGCCGAAGCCAAGAGACAAGCCGCAGAAGATGCGTTATCGGTTATTAACCAGCAGGAGGACTCCAGTGAG AGCTGCTGGAACTGTGGGCGCAAGGCGAGCGAGACATGCAGCGGCTGCAACACAGCGCGTTACTGCGGCTCCTTCTGCCAGCACAAGGACTGGGAGAAGCACCACCACGTATGTGGCCAGACCCTCCAGGCCCAACAGCAGGGCGAGACCCCCACCACCGTCAGCTCCTCAGCCACGCCCAGCAGTGGAGCGGGCAGCCCGACCGACACCCCTTCAGCCGCCACCCCTCGCTCGGCCACCCCGGGCACTCCCTCCACCATCGAGAACACGCCGCGCTAA
- the runx1t1 gene encoding protein CBFA2T1 isoform X1: MVGISVSFQYRTEKRSTMPDSPADVKTQSRLTPPTMPPPPTTQGAPRTSSFTPTTLTNGSSHSPTALNGAPSPPNGFSNGPSSSSSSSLANQQLPPACGARQLSKLKRFLTTLQQFGNDISPEIGERVRTLVLGLVNSTLTIEEFHSKLQEATNFPLRPFVIPFLKANLPLLQRELLHCARLAKQNPAQYLAQHEQLLLDTSTTSPVDSSELLLDVNENGKRRTPDRTKENGFERDTLHPEHPSKRPCTISPGQRFSPSNGISYQPNGLPHPTPPPPQHYRLDDMAIAHHYRDSYRHPNHRDLRERPRPLGMHGTRQEEVIDHRLTDREWAEEWKHLDHVRKLLNCIMDMVEKTRRSLTVLRRCQEADREELNYWIRRYSDAEELKKGSSSSSQSRQQSPANQDTSTPEIHRELLHRPVSGYVPEEIWKKAEEAVNEVKRQAMSELQKAVAEAERKAHEMISTERAKMERAVAEAKRQAAEDALSVINQQEDSSESCWNCGRKASETCSGCNTARYCGSFCQHKDWEKHHHVCGQTLQAQQQGETPTTVSSSATPSSGAGSPTDTPSAATPRSATPGTPSTIENTPR; the protein is encoded by the exons ATCGCACTGAGAAGCGCTCCACCATGCCCGACTCACCTGCGGATGTGAAAACACAGTCCAGGTTAACACCACCCACCATGCCTCCTCCTCCAACCACACAGGGAGCTCCCCGGACAAGCTCCTTCACCCCCACCACAT TAACAAATGGCAGCAGCCATTCTCCAACTGCACTGAACGGAGCTCCCTCTCCACCTAACGGCTTCAGCAACGGGCCTtcgtcttcttcctcttcctccttggCCAACCAGCAGCTTCCTCCAGCGTGTGGGGCGAGACAGTTGAGCAAGCTGAAGCGTTTTCTCACCACGCTGCAGCAGTTTGGCAACGACATTTCACCAGAGATTGGAGAACGTGTTCGCACGTTGGTGCTGGGGCTTGTG aactCTACGTTGACAATAGAAGAATTCCACTCCAAACTGCAAGAAGCGACGAACTTCCCACTCCGACCTTTTGTCATCCCATTTCTGAAG GCTAACTTGCCGTTACTGCAGCGGGAACTGCTGCACTGTGCCAGGCTTGCCAAGCAGAACCCAGCCCAGTACTTAGCCCAACACGAGCAGCTTCTGCTggacaccagcaccacctcaCCCGTCGACTCCTCTGAGCTCCTGCTGGATGTCAACGAGAACGGCAAGAGGAGGACACCAGACAG AACCAAAGAGAATGGCTTTGAACGGGACACCTTACACCCAGAGCACCCAAGCAAGCGTCCGTGCACCATAAGCCCCGGTCAGCGCTTCAGCCCCTCCAACGGGATCTCCTACCAACCCAACGGCCTGCCCCACCCTACCCCGCCCCCACCCCAACACTACCGACTGGACGACATGGCCATCGCACACCACTACAGAGATTCCTACCGCCACCCTAACCACCGTGACCTCAGGGAGCGCCCGCGGCCTCTCG GGATGCATGGGACTCGTCAAGAGGAGGTCATAGACCATCGGCTCACTGACAGGGAATGGGCAGAGGAGTGGAAGCACCTTGACCATGTAAGAAAa CTCCTCAACTGTATCATGGACATGGTAGAGAAGACGCGGCGTTCGCTGACCGTCTTACGCCGCTGTCAGGAGGCCGACCGCGAAGAGCTCAACTACTGGATCCGTCGCTACAGCGACGCCGAGGAACTGAAGAAaggaagcagcagcagcagtcagtCCAGACAACAGAGCCCAGCCAATCAGGACACTAGCACACCAG AGATACATAGGGAGCTTCTCCACAGGCCTGTGTCCGGATATGTACCCGAGGAGATCTGGAAGAAAGCCG AAGAGGCCGTGAACGAGGTGAAGAGACAGGCCATGTCCGAGCTGCAGAAGGCCGTCGCCGAGGCCGAACGCAAGGCCCACGAGATGATCAGCACGGAACGCGCCAAGATGGAGCGCGCGGTGGCCGAAGCCAAGAGACAAGCCGCAGAAGATGCGTTATCGGTTATTAACCAGCAGGAGGACTCCAGTGAG AGCTGCTGGAACTGTGGGCGCAAGGCGAGCGAGACATGCAGCGGCTGCAACACAGCGCGTTACTGCGGCTCCTTCTGCCAGCACAAGGACTGGGAGAAGCACCACCACGTATGTGGCCAGACCCTCCAGGCCCAACAGCAGGGCGAGACCCCCACCACCGTCAGCTCCTCAGCCACGCCCAGCAGTGGAGCGGGCAGCCCGACCGACACCCCTTCAGCCGCCACCCCTCGCTCGGCCACCCCGGGCACTCCCTCCACCATCGAGAACACGCCGCGCTAA